One Festucalex cinctus isolate MCC-2025b chromosome 1, RoL_Fcin_1.0, whole genome shotgun sequence genomic region harbors:
- the LOC144029569 gene encoding xenotropic and polytropic retrovirus receptor 1 homolog isoform X1, translating into MKFTEHLSAHITPEWRKQYIQYEAFKEMLYAAQDQAPSIEVTDEDTVKRYYAKFEEKFFQTCEKELAKINTFYSEKLAEAQRRFATLQNELQSSLDAQREIATNGRGLRRRKTVFTLSQQERCKHRNIKDLQLAFSEFYLSLILLQNYQNLNFTGFRKILKKHDKILDTSRGAFWRVAQVEVAPFYTCKKITQLISETEALVTTELEGGDRQKAMKRLRVPPLGAAQPAPAWTTFRVGLYCGVFLVLVVTVIITGAVMFPIADVWPLIRIYRGGFLLIEFLFLLGINTYGWRQAGVNHVLIFELNPRNNLSHQHLFEIAGLLGVLWCVSLLSCLFSDSIPVPMQVNPLALYGFFIVFLINPFKTCYYKSRFWLLKLLFRVMTAPFHHVGFADFWLADQLNSLGVVLLDIEYMICFYSFELDWKKHDGLINSEGNDVCNTYSYGVRAVVHCLPAWFRFIQCLRRYRDTKRAFPHLVNAGKYSTSFFVVTFAALYSTHNKAQSYDAKIFFYLYIACLVVSSCYTLVWDLKMDWGLFDRNAGENTFLREEIVYPHKAYYYSAIVQDVLLRFSWILTISLSTITSVHGVSDILATVLAPMEVFRRFVWNFFRLENEHLNNCGEFRAVRDISVAPLNADDQTLLEQMMDQEDGVRNRQGKKSWKRSYSMSLRRPRLASQSKTRDTKVLIDDTDDDS; encoded by the exons atgaaattcaCAGAGCATCTTTCAGCTCACATCACCCCGGAATGGAGAAAACAGTATATTCAGTATGAG GCTTTCAAAGAGATGTTATATGCTGCCCAGGACCAGGCCCCATCCATTGAAG TGACAGATGAGGACACCGTTAAAAGGTATTATGCAAAGTTTGAAGAGAAGTTCTTCCAGACATGTGAAAAAGAACTGGCCAAGATTAACACATTTTACTCag AAAAGCTGGCTGAGGCTCAGCGGAGATTTGCCACTCTACAAAATGAATTGCAGTCATCATTGGATGCCCAGAGGGAGATTGCAACCAATGGGCGGGGTCTGCGAAGGAGGAAAACAGTGTTTACCCTATCACAGCAAGAGAGATGCAAACACAGGAATATAAAAGACCTTCAGCTGGCCTTCTCCGAGTTCTACCTCAGTCTGATCCTATTGCAGAACTACCAG AACCTGAATTTCACAGGCTTCAGAAAGATCTTGAAGAAACATGATAAGATTTTGGATACATCACGGGGTGCTTTTTGGAGAGTTGCCCAAGTTGAAGTGGCTCCGTTCTACACTTGCAAGAAAATCACGCAGCTCATATCTGAGACTGAG GCATTGGTCACAACAGAGTTGGAAGGTGGTGACAGGCAGAAGGCCATGAAGAGACTGAGGGTCCCTCCCTTGGGAGCTGCACAG CCTGCTCCTGCTTGGACCACCTTCAGAGTTGGACTTTACTGTGGTGTTTTTCTCGTCTTAGTGGTCACTGTCATTATTACAG GAGCTGTCATGTTTCCCATCGCTGACGTTTGGCCACTGATCAGAATTTACAGAGGAGGCTTCCTGTTAATagaattcctcttcctcttag GTATTAACACCTATGGATGGAGGCAAGCTGGAGTCAACCATGTGCTTATATTTGAACTCAATCCTAGAAATAACCTATCTCATCAACATCTGTTTGAG ATTGCAGGCCTTTTGGGGGTGTTGTGGTGTGTCAGCCTGCTGTCATGCCTATTTAGTGACAGCATTCCAGTGCCGATGCAGGTCAACCCTTTGGCTCTTTATGGCTTCTTCATTGTCTTCCTTATCAACCCATTCAAGACCTGCTACTACAAGTCACGCTTCTGGCTCCTCAAACTGCTG TTTCGGGTTATGACTGCACCATTCCATCATGTTGGCTTTGCAGACTTCTGGTTGGCTGACCAGTTGAACTCTTTGGGAGTTGTTTTGTTAGATATAGAGTACATGATCTGTTTTTACAGTTTTGAACTAGACTGGAAAAAACATGATGGACTCATCAACAGTGAAG GTAACGATGTGTGTAACACCTACTCCTATGGCGTCCGTGCAGTGGTTCACTGTCTTCCTGCTTGGTTCAGATTCATCCAATGTCTGCGTCGTTACCGGGACACAAAAAGGGCCTTCCCTCACCTGGTTAATGCTGGGAAATACTCCACTTCCTTCTTTGTTGTAACTTTTGCTGCTCTCTACAGCACACATAATAAAG CTCAATCATACGATGCCAAGATCTTCTTCTACTTATATATCGCATGCTTGGTGGTCAGCTCATGCTACACACTCGTCTGGGATCTGAAGATGGACTGGGGCCTTTTTGACCGCAATGCTGGAGAAAATACCTTTTTGAGGGAGGAAATCGTCTACCCACATAAG GCCTATTACTACAGTGCCATAGTGCAGGATGTACTGTTGagattttcctggattttgaccatCTCCCTGAGCACAATCACAAGTGTTCATGGCGTCTCTGACATACTGGCAACTGTACTGGCCCCAATGGAGGTCTTTAG GCGTTTTGTGTGGAACTTCTTTAGGCTGGAGAATGAACATCTAAATAACTGTGGTGAGTTCAGAGCTGTCCGAGACATTAGTGTGGCTCCACTAAATGCTGATGACCAGACCCTGCTGGAGCAGATGATGGATCAAGAGGATGGAGTCAGGAACCGACAAGGCAAAAAGAGCTGGAAACGGAGCTATAGCATGAGTCTACGTAGGCCAAGACTTGCATCACA
- the LOC144029569 gene encoding xenotropic and polytropic retrovirus receptor 1 homolog isoform X2, producing MKFTEHLSAHITPEWRKQYIQYEAFKEMLYAAQDQAPSIEVTDEDTVKRYYAKFEEKFFQTCEKELAKINTFYSEKLAEAQRRFATLQNELQSSLDAQREIATNGRGLRRRKTVFTLSQQERCKHRNIKDLQLAFSEFYLSLILLQNYQNLNFTGFRKILKKHDKILDTSRGAFWRVAQVEVAPFYTCKKITQLISETEALVTTELEGGDRQKAMKRLRVPPLGAAQPAPAWTTFRVGLYCGVFLVLVVTVIITGAVMFPIADVWPLIRIYRGGFLLIEFLFLLGINTYGWRQAGVNHVLIFELNPRNNLSHQHLFEIAGLLGVLWCVSLLSCLFSDSIPVPMQVNPLALYGFFIVFLINPFKTCYYKSRFWLLKLLFRVMTAPFHHVGFADFWLADQLNSLGVVLLDIEYMICFYSFELDWKKHDGLINSEGNDVCNTYSYGVRAVVHCLPAWFRFIQCLRRYRDTKRAFPHLVNAGKYSTSFFVVTFAALYSTHNKAQSYDAKIFFYLYIACLVVSSCYTLVWDLKMDWGLFDRNAGENTFLREEIVYPHKAYYYSAIVQDVLLRFSWILTISLSTITSVHGVSDILATVLAPMEVFRRFVWNFFRLENEHLNNCDDGSRGWSQEPTRQKELETEL from the exons atgaaattcaCAGAGCATCTTTCAGCTCACATCACCCCGGAATGGAGAAAACAGTATATTCAGTATGAG GCTTTCAAAGAGATGTTATATGCTGCCCAGGACCAGGCCCCATCCATTGAAG TGACAGATGAGGACACCGTTAAAAGGTATTATGCAAAGTTTGAAGAGAAGTTCTTCCAGACATGTGAAAAAGAACTGGCCAAGATTAACACATTTTACTCag AAAAGCTGGCTGAGGCTCAGCGGAGATTTGCCACTCTACAAAATGAATTGCAGTCATCATTGGATGCCCAGAGGGAGATTGCAACCAATGGGCGGGGTCTGCGAAGGAGGAAAACAGTGTTTACCCTATCACAGCAAGAGAGATGCAAACACAGGAATATAAAAGACCTTCAGCTGGCCTTCTCCGAGTTCTACCTCAGTCTGATCCTATTGCAGAACTACCAG AACCTGAATTTCACAGGCTTCAGAAAGATCTTGAAGAAACATGATAAGATTTTGGATACATCACGGGGTGCTTTTTGGAGAGTTGCCCAAGTTGAAGTGGCTCCGTTCTACACTTGCAAGAAAATCACGCAGCTCATATCTGAGACTGAG GCATTGGTCACAACAGAGTTGGAAGGTGGTGACAGGCAGAAGGCCATGAAGAGACTGAGGGTCCCTCCCTTGGGAGCTGCACAG CCTGCTCCTGCTTGGACCACCTTCAGAGTTGGACTTTACTGTGGTGTTTTTCTCGTCTTAGTGGTCACTGTCATTATTACAG GAGCTGTCATGTTTCCCATCGCTGACGTTTGGCCACTGATCAGAATTTACAGAGGAGGCTTCCTGTTAATagaattcctcttcctcttag GTATTAACACCTATGGATGGAGGCAAGCTGGAGTCAACCATGTGCTTATATTTGAACTCAATCCTAGAAATAACCTATCTCATCAACATCTGTTTGAG ATTGCAGGCCTTTTGGGGGTGTTGTGGTGTGTCAGCCTGCTGTCATGCCTATTTAGTGACAGCATTCCAGTGCCGATGCAGGTCAACCCTTTGGCTCTTTATGGCTTCTTCATTGTCTTCCTTATCAACCCATTCAAGACCTGCTACTACAAGTCACGCTTCTGGCTCCTCAAACTGCTG TTTCGGGTTATGACTGCACCATTCCATCATGTTGGCTTTGCAGACTTCTGGTTGGCTGACCAGTTGAACTCTTTGGGAGTTGTTTTGTTAGATATAGAGTACATGATCTGTTTTTACAGTTTTGAACTAGACTGGAAAAAACATGATGGACTCATCAACAGTGAAG GTAACGATGTGTGTAACACCTACTCCTATGGCGTCCGTGCAGTGGTTCACTGTCTTCCTGCTTGGTTCAGATTCATCCAATGTCTGCGTCGTTACCGGGACACAAAAAGGGCCTTCCCTCACCTGGTTAATGCTGGGAAATACTCCACTTCCTTCTTTGTTGTAACTTTTGCTGCTCTCTACAGCACACATAATAAAG CTCAATCATACGATGCCAAGATCTTCTTCTACTTATATATCGCATGCTTGGTGGTCAGCTCATGCTACACACTCGTCTGGGATCTGAAGATGGACTGGGGCCTTTTTGACCGCAATGCTGGAGAAAATACCTTTTTGAGGGAGGAAATCGTCTACCCACATAAG GCCTATTACTACAGTGCCATAGTGCAGGATGTACTGTTGagattttcctggattttgaccatCTCCCTGAGCACAATCACAAGTGTTCATGGCGTCTCTGACATACTGGCAACTGTACTGGCCCCAATGGAGGTCTTTAG GCGTTTTGTGTGGAACTTCTTTAGGCTGGAGAATGAACATCTAAATAACTGTG ATGATGGATCAAGAGGATGGAGTCAGGAACCGACAAGGCAAAAAGAGCTGGAAACGGAGCTATAG